The following proteins are co-located in the Ignavibacteriales bacterium genome:
- a CDS encoding sigma-70 family RNA polymerase sigma factor, with protein MDTEFTDIQLFQRITNRDSKALETLYDRYSPVLYTLVKRIVVQKEIAEEILADIFVIIWQKSSMFDINSGNLFTWLITLTRNKALDFVKRKKFLITDEYNDDYENDVIIPNLSLIIPANDLDKTFNNRENIFAAVHNLTEAQQYVLSLAYYDGLSESDIATKLNIPLLTVKSKIRVALNSVKEILAKEGIQ; from the coding sequence GTGGATACAGAATTTACGGACATTCAATTATTTCAACGAATCACTAATCGGGATTCCAAAGCATTAGAAACTTTGTATGACCGGTATAGCCCCGTTTTATACACTTTAGTTAAGCGTATTGTTGTTCAAAAGGAAATTGCTGAGGAAATCCTTGCTGATATTTTTGTGATTATTTGGCAAAAGAGTTCAATGTTTGATATTAATTCTGGTAATTTGTTTACCTGGCTGATAACGCTTACTAGAAATAAAGCGTTGGATTTCGTCAAACGTAAAAAATTCTTGATTACTGATGAATATAATGATGATTATGAAAACGATGTTATCATCCCTAATCTCTCTTTGATTATTCCCGCTAATGACTTAGATAAGACTTTTAATAATCGGGAAAATATTTTTGCTGCAGTCCATAACCTTACAGAAGCACAACAGTACGTTCTTTCCTTAGCATACTATGATGGTTTATCAGAATCAGATATAGCAACTAAATTGAATATCCCATTGTTAACTGTAAAATCAAAAATAAGAGTGGCACTTAACAGCGTAAAAGAAATTCTTGCAAAAGAGGGAATCCAATGA